In Uranotaenia lowii strain MFRU-FL chromosome 2, ASM2978415v1, whole genome shotgun sequence, one genomic interval encodes:
- the LOC129748148 gene encoding uncharacterized protein LOC129748148 isoform X2 — protein sequence MSGKRHCSFRTIVKCGARNRTHQNSARRAKSLLKVTDPDSAENGYSQAQATKARTTNPRHVPRSQTRPDQHQQHQVGRNEATRKVNSKRVAQSGPFLVPAYFAPHLGTCSCCCAPIGIGSNLFSFRHKTSSELFRNCTAQTAPSVFSTTY from the exons ATGAGCGGTAAACGTCACTGCAGTTTCCGCACAATAGTCAAGTGTGGTGCTCGAAACCGGACGCACCAGAACAGTGCTCGTCGGGCTAAAAGCCTTTTAAAGGTGACGGATCCGGATAGTGCGGAGAACGGATATTCTCAGGCTCAG GCCACAAAGGCACGGACAACAAATCCGAGGCACGTGCCAAGATCCCAAACAAGACCGGACCAGCACCAGCAACATCAGGTCGGAAGAAACGAAGCCACGAGGAAAGTCAACTCGAAAAGGGTCGCCCAAAGC GGCCCTTTTTTGGTTCCGGCATATTTTGCTCCACATCTCGGCACGTGTTCATGTTGCTGCGCACCCATTGGTATCGGCTCCAACCTTTTTTCTTTCCGGCACAAAACGAGCTCCGAACTCTTCCGAAACTGCACGGCACAGACAGCGCCATCTGTGTTTTCAACCACATACTag
- the LOC129748148 gene encoding uncharacterized protein LOC129748148 isoform X1 codes for MSGKRHCSFRTIVKCGARNRTHQNSARRAKSLLKVTDPDSAENGYSQAQATKARTTNPRHVPRSQTRPDQHQQHQVGRNEATRKVNSKRVAQSVSFYENQGGKIPNEIFLQGPFLVPAYFAPHLGTCSCCCAPIGIGSNLFSFRHKTSSELFRNCTAQTAPSVFSTTY; via the exons ATGAGCGGTAAACGTCACTGCAGTTTCCGCACAATAGTCAAGTGTGGTGCTCGAAACCGGACGCACCAGAACAGTGCTCGTCGGGCTAAAAGCCTTTTAAAGGTGACGGATCCGGATAGTGCGGAGAACGGATATTCTCAGGCTCAG GCCACAAAGGCACGGACAACAAATCCGAGGCACGTGCCAAGATCCCAAACAAGACCGGACCAGCACCAGCAACATCAGGTCGGAAGAAACGAAGCCACGAGGAAAGTCAACTCGAAAAGGGTCGCCCAAAGCGTGAGTTTCTATGAAAATCAAGGTGGCAAAATACCTAACGAGATTTTTCTTCAGGGCCCTTTTTTGGTTCCGGCATATTTTGCTCCACATCTCGGCACGTGTTCATGTTGCTGCGCACCCATTGGTATCGGCTCCAACCTTTTTTCTTTCCGGCACAAAACGAGCTCCGAACTCTTCCGAAACTGCACGGCACAGACAGCGCCATCTGTGTTTTCAACCACATACTag
- the LOC129741677 gene encoding protein G12-like, with product MQPLLMIATVSLLSAVLVPSSLIQAASSIQDELTDIQEALPMDQLEQLMAEYLVRDNQFRRTVRYMRGSEFADLWEQFEEVAKVKKMKDFMTSAGFPVSDVLETVKDILVGKKQPKIPKRKINKPQNGGLTAFAEEALNIISSSEAVDLHKEKVRSNPDYKSMTKKLQSDEFQTILQDAFNDSKVKSLRKKILNHGIDINLLSNMIKSYIDWND from the exons ATGCAGCCGCTGTTGATGATAGCCACCGTATCACTGCTATCAGCTGTCCTAGTGCCATCATCGCTGATTCAAGCCGCCAGCAGTATCCAAGATGAGCTGACCGATATCCAGGAGGCGCTTCCCATGGACCAGCTGGAACAGCTGATGGCCGAGTATCTGGTACGGGACAATCAATTCCGCCGAACCGTGCGATACATGCGGGGTTCCGAGTTCGCCGATCTGTGGGAACAGTTCGAGGAAGTGGCGAAAGTGAAGAAGATGAAGGACTTCATGACATCGGCCGGATTTCCGGTATCCGATGTTTTGGAAACGGTCAAAGATATACTCGTCGGAAAGAAGCAACCAAAAATTCCTAAAAGAAAAA TTAACAAACCTCAAAACGGAGGGCTCACTGCATTCGCCGAAGAAGCACTAAACATAATATCGTCCAGTGAGGCAGTTGATTTGCATAAGGAAAAGGTTCGATCGAATCCGGACTACAAAAGCATGACAAAGAAACTTCAATCTGATGAGTTCCAAACTATACTTCAAGATGCCTTT AATGATTCAAAGGTGAAAAGTTTGAGGAAGAAAATCCTCAATCATGGCATCGATATCAACCTACTTTCCAATATGATTAAGTCGTATATCGACTGGAACGATTAG
- the LOC129741678 gene encoding uncharacterized protein K02A2.6-like: MVGNPERPEPMQRRKLPEAPWIDLAIDFLGPLPSGDYLLVIIDYFSRYKEVEIMRKITAGETVERLEKIFTRLGYPKTLTLDNGRQFVSTEFDNYCKVRGITVNRTTPYWPQENGLVERQNRSLVKRLKISQALNRDWKHDLLTYLSMYYSTPHSTTGKTPSELMYGRNVRTTIPALTDLSSAVPCTDYRDRDQLAKQKGKEHEDRRRRAKLSELVVGDKVYMKNVLPGNKLTPTFDNKVLTVKSKQGPRVTVQNDETGKLYERNSTHLKKILIDNSLAKDNPVDDDGSDTEDFRGFPDESGNNDASPSPSTAVVDIGKRNKRQRKITMPKRLDDCLMKF; encoded by the coding sequence ATGGTTGGTAATCCAGAACGCCCTGAGCCAATGCAACGTCGAAAATTACCCGAAGCACCGTGGATAGACCTCGCTATCGACTTCTTAGGACCTTTACCATCAGGAGATTATCTTTTAGTAATTATCGATTATTTCAGTCGATATAAGGAGGTTGAGATCATGCGTAAAATTACAGCGGGAGAGACAGTTGAACGATTAGAGAAAATCTTTACCAGGTTGGGATATCCAAAAACACTTACGCTGGATAACGGACGGCAGTTTGTAAGTACTGAATTCGACAATTACTGCAAAGTAAGAGGCATCACAGTTAACAGAACAACGCCGTACTGGCCGCAAGAAAACGGTTTGGTTGAGCGCCAAAATCGTTCTCTGGTAAAGCGTTTAAAAATAAGCCAAGCATTGAATAGAGATTGGAAACACGATTTGTTGACTTACCTATCTATGTACTATTCTACGCCCCATAGTACGACTGGTAAAACTCCATCCGAACTCATGTACGGCAGAAATGTAAGAACGACGATTCCAGCCTTAACCGACTTAAGTTCTGCGGTGCCGTGTACTGACTACAGAGATCGAGACCAACTAGCTAAACAGAAAGGGAAGGAACATGAGGATCGGCGTAGGCGTGCCAAGCTGTCTGAGTTAGTTGTTGGAGATAAGGTCTACATGAAAAACGTTCTTCCGGGAAATAAGCTCACTCCCACTTTTGATAACAAAGTCCTGACGGTCAAGTCCAAACAAGGGCCTAGAGTAACGGTACAGAACGATGAAACGGGTAAGCTGTACGAAAGGAATTCAACCCAtcttaaaaagattttaattgataactctCTAGCCAAAGATAATCCCGTAGATGATGATGGCAGCGATACCGAGGATTTCAGAGGGTTTCCAGATGAGTCAGGGAACAATGACGCATCGCCGTCACCCTCGACTGCCGTCGTAGATATTGGGAAGCGTAATAAGAGACAGCGGAAAATCACTATGCCTAAACGGTTGGACGATTGTTTGATGAAATTCTAA